A single genomic interval of Streptococcus oralis subsp. dentisani harbors:
- a CDS encoding ABC transporter ATP-binding protein: MIKFDNIQIKYGDFIAIDNLNLDIKEGEFFTFLGPSGCGKSTTLRALVGFLDPSSGSIEVNGKDVTHMEPEKRGIGIVFQSYALFPTMTVFDNIAFGLKVKKVAPDVIKAKVSAVAAKIKISDQQLQRNVSELSGGQQQRVALARALVLEPKILCLDEPLSNLDAKLRVDLRKELKRLQKELGITTLYVTHDQEEALTLSDRIAVFNNGFIEQVGTPVEIYHNSQTEFVCDFIGDINVLTDETVHGILLNNAHVLLEDKKGYIRLEKVRFKRETDQDFVLKGSIIDVEFSGVTIHYTVQVSENQILNVTSIDSQSAIRSVGESVELFITPSDVLQF; the protein is encoded by the coding sequence ATGATTAAATTTGATAACATTCAAATTAAATACGGTGATTTTATCGCGATTGATAATCTAAATTTAGATATTAAGGAAGGAGAATTCTTTACCTTCCTTGGACCATCTGGATGCGGTAAATCAACAACTTTGAGAGCTTTGGTAGGTTTTTTAGACCCTTCATCTGGAAGCATTGAGGTTAATGGGAAAGATGTTACTCATATGGAGCCAGAAAAACGTGGAATCGGGATCGTATTCCAATCTTACGCACTATTTCCAACAATGACAGTTTTTGATAATATTGCATTCGGTCTAAAGGTTAAAAAAGTTGCTCCAGATGTTATTAAAGCCAAGGTTTCTGCAGTGGCTGCTAAAATTAAGATTTCAGATCAACAATTGCAACGTAACGTTTCAGAATTATCTGGAGGACAACAGCAGCGTGTAGCTTTAGCTCGTGCTCTTGTTCTGGAACCTAAAATCCTATGTTTGGATGAACCCTTGTCAAACCTAGATGCAAAATTACGTGTGGATTTGAGAAAAGAGTTGAAACGTCTTCAAAAAGAATTGGGAATTACGACTCTATATGTTACACATGACCAAGAGGAAGCGTTAACGCTATCTGATAGGATTGCTGTTTTTAATAATGGTTTTATTGAACAAGTGGGAACACCAGTAGAAATTTATCATAATTCTCAAACAGAATTTGTATGTGATTTCATTGGAGACATTAACGTACTTACAGATGAAACTGTTCACGGAATTCTTCTAAATAATGCTCATGTTCTTTTGGAAGATAAAAAAGGTTACATTCGTTTAGAAAAAGTTCGCTTCAAACGTGAAACGGATCAGGATTTTGTCTTAAAAGGTTCAATTATTGATGTGGAATTTTCAGGAGTTACAATTCACTATACTGTTCAGGTATCTGAAAATCAAATTCTTAATGTAACAAGTATCGATAGTCAGTCAGCTATTAGATCTGTCGGAGAAAGTGTGGAATTATTTATCACACCATCAGACGTTCTGCAATTTTAA
- a CDS encoding ABC transporter permease, whose amino-acid sequence MRHKLNWKDWLIRLGLIWFLVTFIIYPNFDLVVNVFVKGGEFSLDVVQRAFKSQRAIQSIFNSFKLAFSLIITVNVVGVLCVLFTEYFDIKGAKILKLGYMTSLIYGGVVLATGYKFVYGPYGMITKFLQSIIPSLDPNWFIGYGAVLFIMTFSGTANHTLFLTNTIRSVDYHTIEAARNMGAKPFTVFRKVVLPTLIPTLFALTIMVFLSGLSAVAAPMIVGGKEFQTINPMIITFAGMGNSRDLAAFLAIILGIATTILLTIMNKIEKGGNYISISKTKAPLKKQKITSKPWNIIAHIVAYALFTVFMLPLIFIVLYSFTDPVAIQSGNLSLSNFTLDNYRLFFSNSVAFSPFLVSFIYSIIAATTATVLAVVFARVVRKHKARFDFLFEYGALLPWLLPSTLLAVSLLFTFNQPQLLVFNQILVGSLVILLIAYIVVKIPFSYRMVRAILFSVDDEMEDAARSMGASPFYTMMKVIIPFILPVVLSVIALNFNSLLTDFDLSVFLYHPLAQPLGITIRSAGDETATSNAQALVFVYTIVLMIISGTVLYFTQRPRGKKRK is encoded by the coding sequence ATGCGTCATAAATTAAATTGGAAAGATTGGCTCATTCGTTTAGGCTTAATCTGGTTCTTGGTAACTTTCATCATTTATCCAAACTTTGATTTAGTAGTTAATGTATTTGTGAAAGGTGGGGAGTTTTCACTTGATGTCGTACAACGAGCTTTTAAATCTCAACGTGCGATTCAGAGTATTTTTAACAGTTTCAAGTTAGCATTCTCACTAATTATAACTGTTAATGTTGTTGGTGTACTTTGTGTATTGTTTACAGAATATTTTGATATTAAAGGAGCTAAAATATTAAAACTAGGATACATGACGTCACTAATCTACGGTGGAGTAGTTTTGGCTACTGGTTATAAATTCGTTTATGGACCATATGGCATGATTACCAAATTTTTACAAAGTATTATTCCATCTTTAGATCCTAACTGGTTTATTGGTTATGGTGCAGTTCTATTTATTATGACATTTTCTGGTACTGCTAATCACACCTTATTCCTAACTAATACAATTCGAAGTGTAGACTATCATACTATTGAAGCTGCACGTAATATGGGTGCAAAACCATTTACAGTGTTTAGAAAAGTAGTATTGCCAACTCTAATTCCTACTTTATTCGCTCTGACAATTATGGTTTTTCTAAGTGGGTTATCAGCAGTAGCAGCACCTATGATTGTTGGTGGGAAAGAATTCCAAACTATTAACCCAATGATCATAACATTTGCTGGAATGGGAAATTCTCGTGACTTAGCCGCCTTTCTAGCAATTATTTTGGGTATTGCCACTACGATTTTGCTTACTATTATGAACAAGATCGAAAAAGGCGGAAATTATATTTCTATTTCTAAAACGAAAGCACCTTTGAAAAAACAAAAAATCACATCTAAACCATGGAATATCATTGCTCATATTGTTGCTTATGCTTTGTTCACTGTTTTCATGTTACCATTGATTTTCATTGTATTGTATTCATTTACTGACCCAGTTGCAATACAGTCAGGAAACTTATCATTATCAAACTTTACTCTTGATAATTACAGATTGTTCTTTAGTAATAGTGTTGCGTTTTCTCCATTCCTAGTCAGCTTTATATATTCTATCATTGCAGCAACTACTGCAACAGTTCTTGCTGTTGTGTTTGCGCGAGTAGTTCGTAAACATAAAGCTCGATTTGATTTCTTGTTCGAATACGGAGCTCTTCTTCCTTGGCTATTACCAAGTACACTTCTAGCAGTTAGTTTATTGTTCACTTTCAACCAACCTCAACTTTTAGTCTTTAACCAGATTCTAGTTGGTAGTTTAGTAATTTTGCTAATCGCTTATATTGTTGTAAAAATACCATTCTCTTATAGAATGGTACGTGCAATCTTATTTAGTGTTGATGATGAGATGGAGGATGCTGCTAGAAGTATGGGGGCTTCACCATTTTACACAATGATGAAGGTTATTATTCCTTTCATCTTGCCGGTAGTTCTTTCTGTTATCGCACTCAACTTTAACTCTTTATTGACCGATTTCGATTTATCTGTATTCCTTTATCATCCATTGGCTCAACCATTAGGTATTACGATTCGTTCTGCAGGTGATGAAACAGCAACATCTAATGCACAAGCTCTTGTATTTGTTTATACAATTGTTCTAATGATTATTTCAGGGACTGTATTGTACTTCACACAGAGACCGCGTGGTAAGAAAAGGAAATAG
- a CDS encoding MgtC/SapB family protein, translating to MQSSSMGLSYIEIIIRVVLSLVIGSIIGLERGSKSQPAGIRTHSIVCMAACLIMMTNEFVSYKFGTGDPTRLGAQVISGVGFLGAGTILITDKKKVTGLTTAAGIWASAGIGLAIGVGFYEGALLVAISVWSVISMFQPLKKYLQSRSKVIELYIVVKSTEAYNRVLVYCAENGIRLNDSRTAFGDVNSERIEYFDVPDKRIASFMTLELSGKFEHLKLMEEIANIVGVIYVEEVS from the coding sequence ATGCAATCATCCAGCATGGGACTATCATACATTGAAATTATTATTAGAGTCGTGTTGTCTTTGGTCATTGGAAGTATTATTGGCTTAGAAAGAGGAAGTAAATCTCAACCAGCAGGTATTCGTACACATAGTATCGTTTGTATGGCTGCTTGTTTGATTATGATGACTAATGAATTTGTATCTTATAAGTTTGGAACAGGAGATCCGACACGTTTAGGTGCTCAAGTTATTTCTGGTGTTGGTTTTCTTGGAGCTGGAACAATTCTTATCACAGATAAAAAGAAGGTTACGGGTCTGACAACTGCAGCAGGAATTTGGGCTTCTGCAGGAATAGGTTTAGCTATTGGAGTAGGTTTTTATGAAGGTGCTCTGTTAGTAGCTATTTCTGTGTGGAGTGTGATTTCTATGTTTCAGCCTTTAAAAAAATATCTTCAAAGTCGTTCAAAAGTTATTGAATTATATATTGTAGTTAAATCTACTGAGGCATATAATCGAGTATTAGTTTATTGTGCAGAAAATGGAATTCGATTGAATGATTCAAGAACTGCTTTTGGAGATGTTAATTCTGAAAGAATTGAATATTTTGATGTTCCAGACAAAAGAATAGCATCATTTATGACTCTAGAACTTTCAGGTAAGTTTGAACATCTTAAACTAATGGAAGAAATAGCAAATATTGTTGGTGTTATTTATGTGGAAGAAGTTAGTTGA
- a CDS encoding DUF1868 domain-containing protein: protein MKNLTKIKFKENGEFNHFPGNTVVANLYTNSDLMEVVDIIQSRYRELPFIDKFTLTPRDSIHMTVIELLCHENREPEFWSSHLPLDTPLQEIHDYFAKQLEIFPLLNEDIHMRVTEMGNQNILVEPADEKSAKRLEEIRTYVSEKAGVRFPNHDRYQFHISIGYLRVPLTEEENEEFTKVKKELTEVLLEKIPVITVNRIDYTVFEDMRRFVPYCEKF from the coding sequence ATGAAAAACTTAACAAAAATTAAGTTCAAAGAGAACGGGGAATTTAATCATTTCCCGGGGAATACAGTTGTAGCAAATCTTTATACTAATTCAGATTTGATGGAAGTTGTTGATATCATTCAATCACGCTATAGAGAGTTACCATTTATAGATAAATTCACATTAACTCCAAGAGATTCTATTCATATGACTGTAATTGAATTGCTTTGCCATGAAAATCGTGAGCCAGAATTTTGGAGTAGCCATCTACCATTGGATACGCCATTACAAGAAATTCATGATTACTTTGCAAAACAACTAGAAATTTTCCCATTGCTAAACGAAGATATTCATATGCGTGTGACTGAAATGGGAAATCAAAACATTTTAGTAGAACCAGCCGATGAGAAATCAGCTAAACGATTAGAAGAAATTAGAACATATGTTTCTGAAAAAGCAGGTGTTCGATTCCCTAATCATGATCGCTATCAATTCCATATCTCAATTGGATATCTTCGAGTTCCATTAACTGAAGAAGAAAATGAAGAGTTTACTAAAGTGAAAAAGGAATTAACGGAAGTTCTGCTTGAAAAGATTCCTGTCATTACAGTAAATCGTATCGATTACACAGTATTTGAAGATATGAGACGTTTTGTTCCATATTGTGAAAAATTTTAA
- the galE gene encoding UDP-glucose 4-epimerase GalE, whose protein sequence is MAILVTGGAGYIGSHTVVELLNLGKEVVIVDNLSNSSILVLDRIEAITGQRPAFYELDVCDKQGLRKVFEQESIEAAIHFAGYKAVGESVQKPVMYYENNIMSTLALVEVMSEFNVKKIVFSSSATVYGVHNQSPLIETMPTSATNPYGYTKVMLEQILKDVHVADSEWSIALLRYFNPIGAHESGLIGEDPSGIPNNLMPFIAQVAVGKRPELSVFGDDYDTVDGTGVRDYIHVVDLAIGHIKALEKVSEKTDVYIYNLGSGEGTSVLQLVNTFESVNKVPIPYKIVPRRSGDVATCYANADKAYKELNWKTTKNVEDMCRDTWNWQSKNPNGYNK, encoded by the coding sequence ATGGCAATATTGGTAACAGGCGGAGCTGGTTATATTGGTAGCCATACCGTAGTAGAATTACTAAATTTAGGTAAGGAAGTCGTTATTGTCGACAACCTTTCAAACTCAAGCATTTTAGTATTAGATCGTATTGAAGCAATTACAGGGCAACGTCCTGCGTTTTACGAATTAGATGTTTGTGATAAACAAGGATTGAGAAAAGTTTTTGAACAAGAATCTATTGAGGCTGCAATTCATTTTGCAGGATACAAAGCTGTCGGCGAATCCGTGCAAAAGCCTGTAATGTACTACGAAAATAATATTATGAGCACATTAGCTCTTGTTGAAGTGATGTCAGAGTTTAATGTTAAAAAGATTGTGTTTTCATCGAGTGCGACTGTATACGGCGTTCACAATCAGTCTCCCCTTATTGAGACGATGCCGACAAGTGCAACGAATCCGTATGGGTACACAAAAGTGATGCTTGAACAAATTTTAAAAGATGTTCATGTAGCAGATTCAGAGTGGAGTATTGCGTTGCTTCGTTATTTCAATCCGATTGGTGCTCATGAGTCGGGGTTGATTGGAGAAGATCCATCAGGAATTCCTAACAACTTAATGCCTTTTATTGCACAAGTAGCGGTAGGTAAGCGACCAGAGCTAAGTGTTTTTGGAGATGATTATGATACGGTAGATGGTACTGGTGTTCGCGATTATATCCATGTAGTGGATTTAGCGATAGGGCATATAAAAGCTTTAGAGAAAGTATCTGAAAAAACAGATGTTTATATTTATAACCTTGGTTCAGGAGAAGGCACAAGTGTATTACAACTTGTAAATACATTTGAAAGTGTCAATAAGGTTCCAATTCCTTATAAAATTGTTCCAAGACGATCAGGAGACGTTGCGACTTGTTATGCAAATGCGGATAAGGCGTATAAGGAATTAAATTGGAAGACTACAAAAAATGTCGAAGACATGTGTAGAGATACATGGAATTGGCAATCAAAAAATCCTAATGGATACAATAAATAA
- the galT gene encoding UDP-glucose--hexose-1-phosphate uridylyltransferase translates to MQTIVDNFANKIIEYGIYKSMDQIYIKNRILALIGEEGTDKISNESDLKKLKDNLVEIALKNGKIADLAEAKECLGAELMNFIVPLPSRLNDIFWSSYDVSPQDAVEEFYQLSKDSDYIKLSAIAKNIAFHTETNYGSLEITINLSKPEKDPKTIAAEKLVKSSNYPKCLLCMENEGYQGRINYPARANHRIIRLELGDEVWGFQYSPYSYFNEHAIFLNSQHVPMAITSKTFEQLLEIVDILPGYFAGSNSDLPISGGSILSHNHYQGGKHIFPMEKAKFEREFLFKDFEDVKAGIVKWPMSVIRLQGENKNRLVELATKILNIWREYSDLEVDIIAKTEDIPHHTVTPIARKVDGRYELDIVLRDNHTTKQYPDGVYHPHQDVQHIKKENIGLIEVMGLAILPPRLKTELEEVEKYLLGKDNAIADYHLEWAVQLKEKYPGLKEEEVHSVVQHEVGQVFARVLEDAGVYKNTQTGHEAFMRFVKSVGIN, encoded by the coding sequence ATGCAGACAATAGTAGATAATTTTGCTAATAAAATTATTGAATATGGAATTTATAAATCGATGGACCAAATATATATAAAAAATAGAATATTGGCTTTAATCGGTGAAGAAGGAACTGATAAGATTTCAAATGAGAGTGATCTTAAAAAATTAAAAGACAATTTAGTAGAAATAGCTTTAAAGAATGGTAAAATTGCTGATTTAGCTGAGGCAAAGGAATGTTTAGGTGCAGAGCTGATGAATTTTATCGTTCCATTACCAAGTCGCCTTAATGATATTTTTTGGAGTTCATATGATGTTTCGCCACAGGATGCAGTTGAAGAGTTCTATCAGTTAAGTAAAGATAGCGACTATATTAAATTGTCAGCTATCGCTAAAAATATAGCTTTTCATACTGAAACTAATTATGGTTCACTTGAAATTACAATCAATTTATCAAAACCGGAAAAAGATCCGAAAACAATCGCGGCAGAGAAATTGGTAAAGTCATCTAATTATCCAAAATGTTTACTTTGTATGGAAAATGAAGGTTATCAGGGGAGAATAAATTATCCAGCACGTGCAAATCATAGAATTATTCGGTTGGAACTGGGAGACGAAGTATGGGGTTTCCAGTATTCCCCATACTCATATTTTAATGAGCATGCGATATTCTTGAATAGTCAACATGTACCAATGGCTATTACGTCCAAAACATTTGAACAATTATTGGAGATTGTTGATATTTTACCAGGGTATTTTGCTGGTTCAAATTCTGATCTTCCTATCTCAGGAGGTTCTATTCTTAGTCATAATCACTACCAGGGAGGAAAACATATTTTCCCAATGGAAAAAGCAAAATTTGAGAGAGAATTTCTTTTTAAAGACTTTGAGGATGTTAAAGCAGGTATTGTAAAATGGCCGATGTCAGTGATTAGGCTACAAGGTGAAAATAAAAATCGTTTGGTAGAATTAGCTACTAAAATCCTAAATATCTGGAGAGAATATTCAGATTTAGAAGTAGACATCATTGCTAAGACTGAAGATATTCCACACCATACGGTGACTCCTATTGCTCGTAAAGTGGATGGAAGATATGAATTGGATATTGTTCTGAGAGATAACCATACTACTAAACAATACCCAGATGGTGTTTACCACCCTCATCAAGATGTACAACATATTAAAAAGGAAAATATTGGGTTAATCGAAGTGATGGGACTTGCGATTTTACCACCTCGTTTGAAAACAGAGTTAGAAGAAGTTGAGAAATATCTTTTAGGAAAAGATAACGCAATTGCTGATTATCATTTAGAATGGGCCGTTCAATTGAAAGAAAAATATCCTGGACTTAAAGAGGAGGAGGTTCATAGCGTAGTTCAACATGAAGTAGGGCAAGTATTTGCGAGAGTTCTCGAAGATGCAGGTGTTTATAAGAATACTCAAACCGGACATGAAGCATTTATGAGATTTGTTAAATCGGTTGGAATTAATTAG
- a CDS encoding protein phosphatase 2C domain-containing protein: protein MKIDRICSIQGSAKENEDSVDYKNQYFWIIDGATDLFNSKDSIGYSVSEVSHLISECLKQYCNDSLSLKKIFELALDDVRKIIEIDKCEFDDYYQLPTFAFIFAKLSGLKLEYIMIGDCVMIVNNQVITDHRVDCLFEQGKFTIKSNDEADKKTILQNIRKLANKPDGYWIGSLDKSSINHVINGSLEVTSNHIVLMTDGFYDFYTQNSGYNFGELIEMRKESTNIDPIYGKKDDASILIIDV, encoded by the coding sequence ATGAAGATAGATAGAATTTGCTCAATACAAGGTAGTGCTAAAGAGAACGAAGATAGCGTAGATTACAAAAATCAATATTTCTGGATTATAGATGGAGCAACAGATTTATTTAATTCAAAAGATTCTATAGGTTATTCAGTTTCGGAAGTATCTCATCTTATTTCTGAGTGTCTCAAGCAGTATTGTAACGATTCTTTATCATTGAAGAAAATTTTCGAGCTTGCTTTAGATGACGTTAGAAAAATAATAGAGATAGATAAGTGTGAGTTTGATGATTATTACCAGTTACCAACTTTTGCCTTTATTTTTGCGAAATTATCTGGTTTAAAATTAGAATACATAATGATTGGCGATTGTGTTATGATAGTCAACAATCAAGTGATTACAGATCATAGAGTAGATTGTCTTTTTGAGCAAGGAAAATTTACAATCAAATCTAATGATGAAGCTGATAAAAAGACTATATTACAAAATATTAGGAAGCTAGCTAATAAACCAGATGGATATTGGATAGGTTCACTAGACAAAAGTAGTATAAATCATGTTATCAATGGTAGTTTGGAAGTAACTAGTAATCATATTGTTTTAATGACTGATGGTTTTTACGATTTTTATACTCAAAATTCAGGCTACAATTTTGGAGAGTTAATTGAAATGAGAAAAGAATCTACAAATATTGATCCTATTTATGGTAAAAAAGATGATGCAAGTATTTTGATAATTGATGTTTAA
- a CDS encoding extracellular solute-binding protein, with protein sequence MKKSKLLSFLAAGVAVTTLAACSGGSTNSSNSSSDTPQSEEKADKSQELVIYSNSVSNGRGDWLTAKAKEAGFNIKMVDIPGAQLADRVIAEKNNAVADMVFGIGAVDSNKIRDQKLLVQYKPKWLDKIDQSLSDKDNYYNPVIVQPLVLIGAPDVTEMPKDWTELGSKYKGKYSISGLSGGTGRAILASILVRYLDDKGELGVSEKGWQAAKEYLENAYTLQKGESSIVKMLDKDDPIQYGMMWGSGALVGQKEQNVVFKVMSPEIGVPFVTEQTMILNTSKKQALAKEFIDWFGQTEIQVEYSKNFGSIPANTEAVKELPEATKKFVDQVKPQSIDWEAVGKHLDEWVEKAELEYVK encoded by the coding sequence ATGAAAAAATCTAAATTATTATCGTTTTTAGCTGCAGGGGTTGCGGTTACAACATTGGCAGCATGTTCAGGTGGTTCAACTAATTCATCAAATTCTTCGAGCGATACACCTCAATCAGAAGAAAAAGCTGACAAGAGCCAAGAATTAGTAATTTATTCTAACTCTGTTTCAAACGGACGTGGGGATTGGTTAACTGCTAAGGCTAAAGAAGCTGGTTTCAATATTAAAATGGTTGACATTCCAGGTGCTCAGTTGGCCGATCGTGTTATTGCTGAAAAAAATAATGCAGTAGCTGATATGGTATTTGGTATTGGAGCTGTTGATTCAAATAAAATTAGAGATCAAAAATTATTGGTACAGTACAAACCTAAATGGTTAGATAAAATTGACCAATCTCTATCAGATAAAGATAACTACTACAATCCTGTAATTGTTCAGCCATTGGTCTTGATTGGTGCTCCTGATGTTACTGAAATGCCTAAAGATTGGACTGAGTTAGGCAGCAAATATAAAGGTAAATATTCAATTTCTGGACTTTCAGGGGGAACAGGGCGTGCGATCTTGGCAAGTATCCTTGTTCGCTATCTCGATGATAAAGGAGAATTAGGCGTTTCTGAAAAAGGTTGGCAAGCAGCTAAAGAATATTTGGAAAATGCGTACACTCTTCAAAAGGGTGAAAGTTCAATTGTTAAAATGTTAGATAAGGACGACCCAATCCAGTACGGTATGATGTGGGGTTCTGGTGCATTAGTTGGACAAAAAGAACAAAATGTTGTATTTAAAGTAATGTCTCCTGAAATTGGTGTTCCGTTTGTAACTGAACAAACAATGATTTTGAATACTAGTAAGAAACAAGCTTTAGCTAAAGAATTTATTGATTGGTTTGGTCAAACAGAAATTCAAGTAGAGTACAGCAAAAACTTTGGTTCTATTCCTGCAAATACTGAGGCAGTGAAAGAGTTACCAGAAGCTACTAAGAAATTTGTTGATCAAGTGAAACCGCAAAGTATTGATTGGGAAGCTGTTGGAAAACATTTGGATGAATGGGTTGAAAAAGCTGAACTAGAATATGTAAAATAG
- a CDS encoding phosphate signaling complex PhoU family protein has translation MLRKHFDNEIIELSNNLEDIWISIIKKYEMIFDDLTEVQKQSIIDNDLVINEAVVTIDMKGIELICLQHPVSVDLRRIITIVKLSTDIERIGDRIIEIVKNLKNIHTMHEWGPLFYEMLKIHFIIGDHLKKTLTWYKNRNYEPDVYDYNKKCKLISGLCQKLGDKVVENFLIEFSNVDEAIVFLEVINILDKISHTTQSIYKWLDYQEIGVL, from the coding sequence ATGTTGAGAAAGCATTTTGACAATGAAATTATTGAGTTGTCTAATAATCTAGAAGATATATGGATTTCTATAATAAAAAAATATGAAATGATATTTGATGACTTAACCGAAGTTCAAAAACAAAGTATTATAGATAATGATTTAGTTATTAATGAAGCAGTTGTTACAATAGATATGAAAGGTATTGAACTCATCTGTTTACAACATCCTGTTTCTGTTGATTTGAGAAGAATTATAACTATAGTAAAATTATCCACAGATATTGAACGTATTGGTGATCGAATCATTGAAATAGTTAAGAATTTAAAAAATATTCATACAATGCATGAATGGGGACCATTATTTTATGAAATGCTAAAAATACATTTTATTATAGGGGATCACTTAAAGAAAACTCTAACATGGTATAAGAATAGAAACTATGAACCTGACGTATATGACTATAATAAAAAATGTAAGTTGATATCTGGTCTATGTCAAAAACTAGGAGACAAAGTAGTAGAGAACTTTCTTATTGAATTCTCAAATGTTGATGAAGCTATTGTATTTTTAGAAGTTATTAATATTCTTGATAAGATATCCCATACAACACAATCTATTTATAAATGGTTAGATTATCAGGAAATTGGAGTATTATAG